From Anopheles coluzzii chromosome 3, AcolN3, whole genome shotgun sequence, the proteins below share one genomic window:
- the LOC120960185 gene encoding uncharacterized protein LOC120960185 — protein sequence MNRQSNGGAKVLVNAYAGGSSSSSGNGNRNRRAEDAGRTPKSKSKPSVQSKNVPDSRCSETAGSGSGGGGFQSFFRWFRRDESRALARSASGSAVAPELHDRRSRQLDGSPGRVGSSGRTPSASATSADVSTAGSGTIASRRTIDSTSSKASNTPSTGGDTASQSATSNGTHSSSPSPGPVIDCNNLSKSSSCDSILSIATNGFAFVAPNFYEAALANPAASRRTIQPGPYTDSYKRRCTEQERARELDRKYELTLRKKYRLFASLRDSPARADGATLTRTSQRTVYTELSLPSGGHRESTPANPGGEFQQLPGDPTTARRHRRTVSDSSKDRRAGAYVHVKGKRRAPPPPPLSLDRSETASSSISTLTRSSTPGTYRTLSPGSTLTRKKRPAPAPPAVSPTATTQSTLNEASSSTSLLEDREIKAIIEGRPISLSVKEESTRIQEPTLIMPLPYIRPLSPLPNIAEERAPPGGLTEEQKQQLIDNIRKVQAQVKAPETPPTPTNDDRCDVMKMEERFNRANGTRSPIHDYLYAEAMASAKSSSNAQNQPAQPVPPTSPISPRPWYKRPISGMRHQESSLPFKRDIVLKTIEKRKSAKESVADDLPEVGYCRNSLLHPEAGGTNSSAGSPSSSLTSGSGVGKFNLFAKITEKSDDTKRRERDAEKRRSAIGIPSISELDREAAEIVHNGYGGTQSLEAPTDKQKSTKELISKFEATSVPVAGKVAACSSFAARKDYFGVDSAKASPPTTTQPSVAAVTRISEKPAPTQSIVNGSSQQQTANPTTTTTPTQAPTMTPTQTPTTATNGLAKTGSDKNLLGLWTCPYCTLENPNWRIICEACERIKPYDSKLSILEEPPLRPNHPLKRPIPEVKKAQTNGVDVNDKQAERGLKYFLPKPQTAVPATNGTLMVNGDDRASLVQRKPSYGQTKPMASPKMGVKSLMNRTVHPEGATASGPMYRNFNAIPEGYNGVTATVTAVTDGGSNKFDDQKLKECHSSNGPVAPLASPEPTTEKEDPVYGALSKPYSPKDRVNIEEIRNARIARFGAVVEPEQQPEQPPPPKTKEQQDLEALEKEKERLREMIRAMNAKALAEQYPVVQKPPSNSSSSSLKRDSPLVQRKNGLTSGIPISTKSLSPVPARRVSSPLMARKATSPAAAAAIPEDSVGKEQKTPAVPTVELAPISSPNTGAIRKTSFPRRTSDAEGKIINQDSLRGTIPATVVEINQQPPPPPAASQLVLTNDVQALHVEPMDEQQFAKAAGTRQPHQDQPLSSIPRPSGVPLSPRLQDRHRKSLMEKQQQQQQDEKLKQLSVQLRSQQGVDRFRSTLLHTPNSIGKTGTLALNKLLRNLEQAIGEGAHDRAAELAMDLARMKVSLSVTRQSPGRPNSSSSGSLTDISLNVYIDDKVSHKGPIRMTLAAFATLAQLKAKLCNEYQIPVAVQRWRCDDQPLDDDARTLYDYGIQTSDRTLFVYIVQAAIPAKDPKPPLLKQQNFSSAEIKLLSVSSESDGEHSDTQNDETVLGATALPKAAPRTAVTVPKCEIAVENTSSASEPGWACPMCTLINPLDRPGCAACSEARPSHLRPPSPVEQITVTPEDLTRYLDQQPPLAPERRTKEPTMHVQLRVPPIETRNDLNRISSNRKSSDIFNILHDESKGPPTLVPPQAPSLATCSPPVPKPRTTDLIRPEHIQVPEQSRIVMTALATHRSPNITRSQYRGVDNFNPNSSGMVKPERPMITTASPIVRAVLLKGSSGEKASAVRFGRNGLALPEDGSDVTPNHYTELVNLDNADLIANIEPFECPICFGAFQPYEGIVLRDCLHSFCKQCLISTIQYSEDAAIRCPYSDAVYSCESVIQQREIKALVSKELYEAHLAKSIQQAESTIDNTFHCRTPNCRGWCIYEDNVNQFKCPVCRIVNCLTCRVIHDGLDCKQYQDRMNSDCDTNLEARRTKAMLQEMIEKGEALNCPTCQVIVMKKWGCDWLKCSMCKTEICWVTRGHRWGPAGKGDTSGGCRCGVNGIKCHPKCNYCH from the exons ATGAACCGCCAATCCAATGGTGGTGCCAAAGTGcttgtgaacgcgtacgccggtgggagcagcagcagcagcggcaacggGAACCGGAACAGAAGGGCTGAAGACGCCGGCAGAACGCCCAAGTCAAAGTCAAAACCGTCGGTGCAG tccAAAAATGTGCCCGACTCCCGCTGTTCCGAGACGGcaggcagcggcagcggtggcggtggctttCAGTCATTCTTCCGCTGGTTCCGCCGGGATGAGTCACGTGCGCTCGCACGCAGCGCCAGCGGTTCAGCAGTCGCACCGGAACTGCACGACCGTCGCAGTCGACAGTTGGACGGTTCCCCTGGACGTGTAGGCTCGAGCGGACGAACGCCTTCAGCGAGCGCCACCTCCGCCGACGTAAGCACCGCCGGAAGTGGTACGATTGCGAGTCGGCGCACGATCGACAGCACGAGCAGCAAAGCATCGAACACACCGTCAACTGGGGGTGACACCGCCAGCCAGTCGGCCACCAGCAACGGTACGCACAGCTCTTCGCCCAGCCCTGGGCCAGTGATCGATTGTAACAATCTTTCGAAAAGTTCGAGCTGCGACAGCATCCTGAGCATTGCGACGAACGGGTTTGCGTTTGTTGCGCCGAACTTTTACGAAGCGGCACTCGCAAATCCAGCGGCCAGTCGGCGTACGATACAGCCCGGTCCGTACACGGATAGCTACAAGCGCCGGTGTACGGAGCAGGAGCGAGCCCGCGAGCTTGATCGCAAGTACGAGCTGACGCTGCGCAAGAAGTACCGCCTGTTCGCTAGTCTGCGCGACAGTCCGGCAAGGGCGGACGGAGCTACACTCACGCGGACCAGCCAGCGGACGGTGTACACCGAGCTGAGTCTGCCGAGTGGAGGTCACCGGGAAAGCACTCCTGCCAACCCAGGTGGAGAGTTTCAGCAGCTCCCGGGTGATCCAACCACCGCCCGACGCCATCGACGTACGGTCAGTGATAGCTCCAAGGATCGCCGAGCCGGTGCGTACGTGCACGTGAAGGGCAAGAGAcgtgcaccaccaccgccgccactaTCGCTGGACCGTTCCGAAACGGCGTCTTCCTCAATCAGCACTCTTACACGCTCCAGCACACCGGGCACCTACAGGACACTCTCGCCCGGTTCGACACTAACGCGCAAAAAACGACCCgctccagcaccaccagcagtaTCACCGACGGCGACTACCCAATCCACTCTGAACGAAGCGTCCTCCAGCACGAGCCTGCTTGAGGATCGTGAAATTAAAGCCATCATCGAGGGACGACCCATATCACTAAGCGTCAAGGAGGAGAGCACTCGAATACAGGAGCCAACGCTCATCATGCCTCTACCGTACATAAGACCGCTTTCTCCACTGCCCAACATCGCCGAGGAACGGGCTCCACCCGGTGGACTTACCGaggagcagaagcagcagctcaTCGACAACATCCGCAAGGTGCAGGCACAGGTGAAAGCACCCGAAACGCCACCCACTCCCACAAACGATGATCGTTGCGATGTGATGAAGATGGAGGAACGGTTCAATCGAGCGAATGGGACACGATCTCCAATCCACGACTACCTGTACGCTGAAGCGATGGCAAGCGCCAAGTCTTCTTCAAACGCACAGAACCAACCGGCACAACCTGTGCCACCGACATCACCGATCTCTCCAAGACCATGGTACAAGCGGCCAATATCTGGGATGCGACATCAGGAAAGCTCGTTGCCCTTTAAACGCGATATTGTGCTCAAAACGATCGAGAAGCGAAAGAGCGCCAAAGAGAGTGTAGCTGATGATCTACCAGAAGTTGGATACTGTCGGAACTCGCTGCTACATCCAGAAGCAGGTGGTACGAACTCATCCGCTGGAAGTCCATCCTCTTCCCTTACCAGTGGTAGTGGTGTGGGAAAGTTTAACTTGTTTGCGAAGATTACGGAAAAGTCGGATGATACCAAGAGGCGTGAGCGGGACGCCGAGAAGCGTCGGTCGGCCATTGGCATACCGAGCATTAGTGAGCTTGATCGGGAGGCGGCCGAGATCGTGCACAACGGGTACGGTGGCACACAGTCGCTAGAGGCACCGACCGACAAGCAGAAATCGACCAAAGAGCTCATATCAAAGTTTGAGGCAACGAGCGTCCCGGTGGCGGGTAAGGTAGCGGCGTGCAGTTCGTTTGCCGCGAGGAAGGATTATTTTGGCGTAGATTCGGCTAAAGCGTCTCCGCCGACAACAACACAACCTTCCGTTgctgccgtgaccaggattagTGAGAAACCGGCTCCAACACAATCGATTGTGAATGGTAGTTCGCAGCAACAGACCGCGAACCCGACGACAACAACGACGCCAACACAAGCGCCAACTATGACgccaacacaaacaccaacaaCTGCTACAAATGGCCTCGCAAAAACGGGCAGCGACAAGAACCTACTAGGCCTGTGGACCTGTCCATACTGCACGCTGGAAAACCCGAACTGGCGCATCATCTGTGAGGCGTGCGAGCGCATCAAACCGTACGACAGTAAGCTAAGCATCCTGGAAGAGCCACCACTAAGACCGAACCATCCGCTAAAACGTCCCATCCCCGAGGTGAAGAAAGCGCAGACAAACGGTGTCGATGTGAACGACAAGCAAGCGGAACGTGGGTTGAAGTACTTCCTGCCAAAACCTCAGACAGCCGTCCCAGCCACCAACGGTACACTGATGGTGAACGGTGACGATCGTGCCTCGCTTGTACAGCGAAAGCCAAGCTACGGCCAAACGAAACCGATGGCATCACCCAAAATGGGCGTCAAGAGTCTGATGAACCGGACCGTTCATCCAGAGGGCGCTACTGCGTCAGGGCCAATGTATCGGAACTTTAATGCCATCCCTGAGGGCTACAATGGAGTTACTGCTACCGTTACTGCCGTTACCGATGGAGGTAGTAATAAGTTTGATGATCAAAAGCTGAAAGAGTGTCACTCCAGCAACGGCCCAGTGGCTCCACTAGCCTCACCGGAACCGACCACCGAGAAGGAAGATCCCGTTTACGGAGCACTCAGCAAGCCGTACTCTCCCAAGGATCGTGTTAACATTGAAGAAATACGTAATGCTCGCATTGCCCGCTTTGGGGCAGTGGTGGAGCCGGAACAACAGCCGGAACAACCACCGCCACCCAAAACCAAAGAGCAGCAAGATCTGGAAGCGCtcgagaaggaaaaggaacgCTTGCGCGAGATGATCCGTGCGATGAACGCGAAAGCGCTGGCGGAACAGTACCCGGTCGTGCAGAAACCTCCcagcaatagcagcagcagcagtctgaAGCGTGACTCACCGCTGGTGCAGCGCAAAAATGGACTAACCTCGGGTATACCGATCAGCACGAAGAGCCTTAGTCCCGTGCCGGCGAGAAGGGTGAGCAGTCCGCTGATGGCACGGAAAGCGACATCACCAGCGGCAGCGGCTGCAATACCGGAGGATAGTGTTGGGAAAGAACAGAAGACTCCAGCGGTGCCAACTGTAGAGCTAGCGCCCATTTCTTCGCCAAACACGGGTGCAATCAGGAAGACATCGTTCCCAAGACGTACGTCCGATGCTGAGGGTAAGATCATCAATCAGGACAGCTTGCGGGGCACAATTCCAGCCACGGTCGTTGAGATCAATCaacagccaccaccaccacctgctgCCTCCCAGCTGGTGCTCACGAACGATGTGCAGGCGCTGCACGTCGAACCGATGGACGAACAGCAGTTTGCAAAGGCGGCAGGAACGCGTCAGCCTCACCAAGATCAGCCGCTCAGTTCAATTCCAAGACCGTCGGGTGTTCCACTATCCCCACGGTTGCAGGATCGTCACCGCAAGTCGTTGatggagaagcagcagcagcagcagcaggatgaaAAACTAAAGCAACTCTCCGTCCAGTTACGATCGCAGCAGGGTGTGGACCGTTTCCGCAGCACGTTACTGCACACACCGAACAGTATCGGGAAGACGGGTACGCTGGCGCTGAACAAGCTGCTGCGGAATCTGGAGCAAGCGATCGGCGAGGGAGCGCACGATCGGGCAGCCGAGTTGGCGATGGATCTGGCGAGGATGAAGGTGTCCCTGTCGGTGACGCGGCAAAGCCCGGGTAGACCGAACTCTTCGTCGTCGGGAAGTTTGACTGATATAAG TTTAAACGTTTACATCGATGATAAGGTTTCACACAAGGGACCAATCCGTATGACGCTGGCTGCCTTCGCGACCCTCGCTCAGCTGAAGGCCAAACTGTGCAACGAGTATCAAATACCGGTGGCGGTGCAACGCTGGCGTTGTGACGATCAACCGCTAGACGATGACGCTAGAACACTCTACGATTACGGTATACAGACGAGCGATCGGACGCTGTTTGTGTACATTGTACAGGCGGCCATACCAGCCAAAGATCCTAAGCCACCGCTGCTGAAGCAGCAAAACTTTAGCAGTGCCGAGATCAAGCTCCTGTCCGTATCGTCCGAATCGGACGGTGAGCATTCGGACACACAGAACGACGAAACTGTGCTCG GTGCTACAGCACTCCCTAAAGCTGCACCAAGAACTGCTGTTACTGTGCCAAAGTGCGAAATCGCAGTGGAGAATACGTCCAGCGCCAGTGAGCCCGGATGGGCCTGCCCTATGTGCACCCTGATAAACCCACTCGATCGTCCCGGGTGTGCGGCATGTTCCGAGGCCCGACCAAGCCACCTCCGCCCTCCGTCTCCCGTCGAACAGATCACCGTGACGCCGGAAGATTTGACCCGCTATCTCGATCAGCAGCCACCGCTCGCGCCGGAACGCAGGACCAAAGAGCCGACGATGCACGTGCAGCTGCGCGTCCCACCGATCGAGACGCGGAACGATCTGAATCGCATCTCGTCCAATCGCAAATCGTCCGACATCTTCAACATACTGCACGATGAGAGTAAGGGTCCGCCGACGCTCGTACCGCCACAAGCGCCTTCCCTGGCAACATGTTCCCCGCCCGTTCCGAAGCCTCGCACCACCGATCTCATCCGACCGGAGCACATCCAGGTGCCGGAACAGAGCCGCATCGTGATGACAGCGCTGGCCACGCACCGCAGTCCCAACATTACCCGCAGCCAGTACCGGGGCGTCGATAACTTCAATCCCAACTCGAGCGGCATGGTTAAACCGGAACGGCCCATGATCACGACGGCCAGCCCGATCGTGCGGGCGGTGCTGCTGAAGGGTTCGTCCGGCGAGAAGGCGTCCGCCGTCCGGTTCGGTCGCAACGGGCTCGCCCTGCCCGAGGATGGGTCGGACGTGACGCCCAACCACTACACCGAGCTGGTCAATCTGGACAATGCGGATCTAATTGCGAACATCGAACCATTCGAGTGTCCGATCTGCTTCGGTGCCTTTCAACCGTACGAGGGCATCGTGCTGCGGGACTGTCTGCACTCCTTCTGCAAGCAGTGCCTGATCAGCACGATCCAGTACAGCGAGGATGCGGCAATACGCTGCCCGTACAGTGACGCCGTCTACAGCTGTGAAAGTGTTATACAG CAACGCGAAATCAAGGCTCTTGTCAGCAAGGAGCTGTACGAGGCGCATCTTGCCAAATCGATCCAGCAGGCGGAAAGCACGATCGACAACACGTTCCACTGCCGGACGCCGAACTGCCGCGGCTGGTGCATCTACGAGGACAATGTGAACCAGTTCAAGTGTCCCGTCTGCCGGATTGTCAACTGTTTGACGTGCCGG GTTATTCACGACGGGCTCGACTGCAAACAGTACCAGGACCGGATGAACAGTGACTGTGATACTAACTTAGAGGCGCGACGCACCAAAGCAATGCTGCAGGAGATGATCGAGAAGGGAGAAGCACTGAATTGTCCCACCTGTCAG GTGATAGTAATGAAGAAATGGGGCTGCGATTGGCTCAAGTGCTCGATGTGCAAGACGGAAATTTGCTGGGTAACGCGCGGCCATCGCTGGGGACCGGCCGGTAAAGGTGATACGTCCGGTGGCTGTCGGTGCGGGGTGAACGGGATCAAGTGCCATCCGAAGTGTAACTACTGCcattga